gtctcttcttctgctcctttTCAGACTGGATatctcaccaccaagcctcTCACAGACCAGCTCTTTACTAGGACTTCAGCCATCTCAGCCTATTCCATTCCACTTGCCAAAGATGCATTTCTCTCAGATCATCCAGTTCACCCTCGTCCTGGCCGGACTGGCCTGCGCCGCTCCTCAGtccaaccctctcctcgaGACCGTCATGCTCTCCAACGGCGAGACCACCGTGGCCGTCCAGGTCGAGGCGATGTCCCCTGCCAGCACCGGCCCCCATATCGGCGGCGAGATCCTCGCCCGCGGCCAGCTCGTCTCCCGCCAGGACTCGATCAACTGCAAGGGCAGCAGCTTGTGCAGCAACAGGCAAGGTTTCAAGGACAGCTGCACCAcggccaagaacaagatcGAGGACACCACGTACGCGAGTGGTGGCGCGTAAGTCCGCCTCTagcccttttcttccttttaTTCCTCCTCCCGACGGCTGGTACCTAACACAGTCGGCACAAACAGTAAGAGCGGCACGTGCAGTGGAAACTGCGGCATATTTGTTCAGGGCAAGGATTGCATCGCGACCGGGGCTGTTATGAGGAACGCCTACAACGCGATCCGCAACAACGGATGCCAGGCTTGCGGGTCAGCCCACTGTAAGTCACAACGTCAATCCCGACAGTTTCAAACGCGCGCTTTGGTTCCTAACATGACGGTGTTGCACAGGGAACAATGGTTGctacatcaccatcaactaTATCACCGGTTGCTGATTGGCCCTCTTTCAGCCTGACACCGGACAGGTTCTTTCGTGATGGCCGTGACTTTGACAGAATCAAGAAAGCAGGCTGATGTTTGCTGAGAGCTGTGATGAATATAGGATTCCGTTGTGAATCAGAGATCGGGTAGCCGGATGGTGAGGAACGAAGAATGTGGGGTTGAGAAATAGAAAAAGAGATTGCGTGGGCAGGTACATAGTCTGGACCCGTTCGTAAATATACATCATATATCTCTGGCTTCCTTATAGCACCTATCTGGTAAACCAGGTGCTTAGCTAATGTGTAAGAGTGGGATGGGCTTGCTCCTCGGGCTACCTATCTCTAGATAGACAGGTGAGCTCAAGGTACTGGTGTGTCAGGAAAAAGCATTATTTGGCATTAACTAGAACTAAAGTAAGAAAAGGAACAACGGGATCAGTTTgtcggaaaagaaaaagcacAGCCGTTTTTTGTCATCATTCgtccatcctcgtcctcatcgctTCCAGctttcttccctttcttgtttttgttggaGCCGCCTTTCCTCCCCTcgctcttctttccctttgtATCTTTGCACTTTTTGCCAGTCTTGCTGCCCTAGCCACCCTTTTTCTTCACTTTCCTCTTGTCCTGCTCATCtggctcctcttcatcgctGTCCTCCTCAGTCTCTGTCTGATCCTTACTTTCGGCTTCCTCAGAGTCATCGGCCTCACTCTCATCAGAATCGAAGTAgtccttgttcttcttctttatcTTTCTCATGAAGTTGTCCTCTCCAGCCTGTTCCCGCTTCGTCAAACCCCCTTGTTGCTTTAAGGTATGCGTTGAACTCAATTGTCACATTTGGCACGATTTCGAAGCAACGCTTGGTCAACACTGACCTTGGATCTTGGCCATCGCTGGTCTGTTTACGCTTGGCTTTGAACTCAGCGAGTGCCATGAGTCTGGAAGGCATTCCTGATCTGGCGCCCGTTCCAGCGGAGCGTCTTCCATTGCTCGTTAGCCCATTCGACTATTCTGTCTTGCTGATCCTTGTACTCAAACGGCGGGAGGTTGTGCTCCTGACGGCCCTCGTTGGTCTTCTCAAGGCGTTCGAAGTTGTGCTTGAAGATTTCGATGGTCTGGTCGCTTCTGGGAGTCGGCTGGCAGAGTGTCAGATGAAGCCGAGAATGAAAGGCGTCATCAATCGCTCCGACCCGGTTAGTGGCGAGAAAACGAATCCCAGAGTAGCACTCGAGGATTCGCAGATAAGACAGAGACTAGGCCGTTACCGTTTGA
The sequence above is a segment of the Podospora pseudoanserina strain CBS 124.78 chromosome 5, whole genome shotgun sequence genome. Coding sequences within it:
- a CDS encoding hypothetical protein (COG:S; EggNog:ENOG503P88H); this translates as MHFSQIIQFTLVLAGLACAAPQSNPLLETVMLSNGETTVAVQVEAMSPASTGPHIGGEILARGQLVSRQDSINCKGSSLCSNRQGFKDSCTTAKNKIEDTTYASGGAKSGTCSGNCGIFVQGKDCIATGAVMRNAYNAIRNNGCQACGSAHWNNGCYITINYITGC